Proteins encoded in a region of the Triticum dicoccoides isolate Atlit2015 ecotype Zavitan chromosome 3A, WEW_v2.0, whole genome shotgun sequence genome:
- the LOC119270008 gene encoding MDIS1-interacting receptor like kinase 2-like yields MANSTSLCRSTQITCDQAGHVIELDLAYTSLNGTLDKLDFSAFPHLSSLTLIRNGLFGTIPAGIGNLTSLVRLRIMENPYLRGRIPHSIGQLKQLSHLQLEALGLDSTLPQEIGNLTSLISLTINLATLAGSIPPTIGMLMKLRELSLGNNLTGSIPMEIGNMTGLQTLNLEDNYLGGQLPGTISHLVKLQSLLLSENQLVGHIFPGLGNSSLLEVIYIANNNFSGAFPSSICVKGALWRVFAEYNGFTGIHPQAFQNCTTLQYVDFTANNIVAELRDCFSEHPGHLYHMAFSHNQLHGTLLTDRGEDFLCNRTNLGFLDLSNNVLHGGFSKCFWDLPNLQFLDLSSNSFSGVVPFSRTCQERLKFLLLANNNFTGTFPLGLKRCKKLAVLDLGDNDFSDMAGIDLSGNSLSQEIPNGFTTLLGLRYLNLSGNHLSGCIPEDIGNLVLLESLDLSRNQLRGEIPRGFADLKSISNLNLSTNMLSGRIPMGDQLRTLDDPSIYSNNLGLCGFPLEDCVSSSTPTQPETSLDEDREALWFYCFVAAGFISGFWLYLGFLFRSETWRYSFYQYVDNMQAKVTKNIRSCISCFQVKGPE; encoded by the exons ATGGCCAACTCCACGAGCCTTTGCAGGTCGACGCAGATCACCTGTGACCAGGCCGGGCACGTCATAGAGCTCGACCTGGCCTACACAAGTCTGAACGGCACACTTGACAAGTTAGACTTCTCAGCCTTTCCCCACTTGAGCAGTCTCACCCTGATCCGGAATGGTCTATTCGGTACGATTCCAGCAGGGATTGGCAACCTGACGAGCTTGGTCAGGCTGAGGATCATGGAGAACCCGTACTTAAGGGGGCGCATTCCACACAGCATTGGACAACTGAAACAACTTTCTCATCTGCAACTGGAAGCTTTGGGGCTCGATAGCACACTACCTCAAGAGATTGGCAACTTGACAAGCTTGATATCGCTCACTATCAATTTGGCTACTTTGGCAGGATCGATACCACCAACAATTGGGATGCTCATGAAGCTCCGCGAGTTGAGCCTAGGCAATAATTTGACAGGGAGCATCCCAATGGAGATTGGAAACATGACAGGACTGCAGACCCTAAACCTTGAGGATAACTATTTGGGAGGGCAGCTGCCAGGTACCATCTCTCATTTGGTCAAACTCCAGTCTTTGCTTCTGTCAGAAAATCAGCTGGTAGGTCACATCTTCCCCGGGCTTGGAAATAGCAGCCTCCTTGAGGTAATCTACATTGCAAACAACAACTTCTCTGGGGCGTTCCCATCATCCATTTGCGTAAAAGGAGCACTGTGGAGAGTTTTTGCTGAATATAATGGATTTACCGGTATTCACCCCCAGGCCTTTCAAAACTGCACAACCCTGCAATATGTTGACTTCACGGCAAACAACATTGTTGCAGAGCTAAGGGACTGTTTTAGTGAGCATCCAGGACACCTGTACCACATGGCTTTCAGCCATAACCAGCTGCATGGCACACTTCTGACTGATCGGGGTGAGGATTTCCTTTGTAACCGTACTAATTTAGGCTTCCTAGACCTATCAAACAATGTCTTACATGGAGGTTTTTCCAAGTGTTTCTGGGACTTGCCAAATTTGCAATTCCTGGATCTGTCCAGCAACTCTTTCAGTGGTGTAGTTCCGTTCTCGAGGACATGTCAAGAACGTCTTAAATTTCTACTCCTAGCCAATAACAATTTTACAGGAACCTTTCCTCTGGGTCTTAAGAGATGCAAAAAGCTTGCTGTTCTAGATCTTGGAGACAATGATTTTTCTG ACATGGCCGGTATCGACTTGTCTGGAAACTCGTTGTCACAGGAGATCCCAAATGGGTTCACAACCCTTCTTGGACTCAGATACCTGAACTTATCAGGAAATCATCTGTCAGGTTGTATCCCTGAAGACATTGGCAATCTAGTACTGCTGGAATCCTTGGACCTTTCTCGGAACCAACTCAGGGGGGAAATTCCTCGAGGCTTTGCAGATTTGAAGAGCATAAGCAATCTGAACCTCTCAACCAACATGTTATCAGGGAGGATACCTATGGGTGATCAGCTGCGGACACTTGATGACCCGTCAATATACAGCAATAATCTTGGGTTATGCGGATTTCCGTTGGAAGACTGCGTAAGCTCGTCAACACCGACGCAACCTGAAACGAGTCTGGATGAAGATAGAGAGGCGCTGTGGTTTTACTGCTttgtggctgctgggtttatctctGGGTTCTggctatacttgggcttcttgtttcgCAGCGAGACATGGAGATATTCATTCTATCAGTATGTGGACAACATGCAAGCGAAGGTGACCAAGAATATACGAAGCTGCATTTCGTGCTTCCAGGTTAAAGGGCCTGAATGA
- the LOC119270005 gene encoding integrator complex subunit 9 homolog isoform X2 has protein sequence MMGELVEMHSEFVRYYGPDTDVPPKWMQGEKLHKLLSSLQNIVIEDEGMDLAPLMPLYSAPNIEECMRKTQTVKYGEEVCFNGMLMLKASSSGLELGNCVWSIKGPRASITYLPSTMFVSAHALDCDYNSLKENDVILFSDFSSLNDMDENNENLGENAMLCDDSVLRDGGVDEDEDVQCLSKNDDIAEEIERISFICSCISDAIKSGGSVLIPIGRLGVILLILEHISETLLSSNMKVPIFMISGAAEKIISFTNAVPEWLCKPRQEKLFSREEEALFGHVELLKEGRLFLFPHLYSKGLLAAWKEPCIVFCPDWSLRHSTAVHLLRRWHADKRNLLILEEGVDSELTLKPFMPVAIQVLECSFLSGIKVRKVNPLLSVLKPKLVLFPEELKSRCPSKEDAPWSYLYYSKGKTMEIPNIREDFEVGLPTDFAFGLQPRQLDKAIAVARLRAKLHLSNGQYVLVAAPKDQSDQSMRQLLHWGAVDAARLLSALQEKGIACAFPADDDDSSAGCVRSILITSPAEALVKITSEKTMIYCDDENTTKQIYDALSSVCNGI, from the exons ATGATGGGGGAGCTCGTGGAGATGCACTCTGAGTTTGTAAGGTACTACGGGCCAGATACGGATGTGCCACCCAAGTGGATGCAAGGGGAGAAACTCCATAAACTCCTGTCGTCGTTGCAGAATATAGTGATTGAAGATGAGGGAATGGATTTAGCTCCTTTGATGCCCCTTTACAG TGCCCCAAACATAGAAGAATGCATGCGAAAAACCCAGACTGTGAAATACGGAGAGGAGGTTTGCTTCAATGGCATGTTGATGCTGAAAGCCTCTAGCTCTGGCCTGGAGCTTGGCAATTGTGTCTGGTCAATAAAGGGTCCAAGAGCAAGTATTACCTACTTGCCAAGCACCATGTTTGTGTCAGCCCATGCCTTAGATTGCGACTATAACTCTCTGAAGGAAAATGATGTCATTTTGTTTTCAGATTTCTCATCCTTGAATGACATGGATGAGAATAATGAGAATCTGGGTGAGAATGCAATGCTTTGTGATGACTCTGTGTTGAG GGATGGTGGTGTTGATGAGGATGAAGACGTCCAGTGCCTGTCTAAGAATGATGATATTGCAGAGGAGATTGAGAGAATCAGTTTCATATGCTCATGTATATCAGATGCAATTAAATCTGGAGGTTCTGTTTTAATACCAATAGGACGACTTGGGGTTATTCTTTTAATTTTGGAACATATATCAGAAACGTTACTTTCTTCCAACATGAAG GTACCCATATTTATGATTTCTGGCGCAGCAGAAAAAATAATATCCTTTACCAATGCTGTGCCAGAATGGCTATGTAAGCCACGCCAAGAAAAG CTATTCTCGAGGGAGGAGGAGGCATTATTCGGCCATGTGGAGCTTCTGAAGGAAGGCAGACTATTTCTGTTTCCTCATCTATATTCAAAGGGCCTGCT GGCAGCGTGGAAGGAGCCCTGCATTGTATTTTGTCCAGACTGGAGCCTTAGGCACAGCACAGCAGTCCATTTGCTTCGTCGGTGGCATGCAGATAAACGAAATCTTCTTATTTTGGAG GAAGGAGTTGATTCTGAGTTGACTCTTAAGCCTTTCATGCCTGTGGCAATCCAAGTTCTTGAATGTTCTTTCCTTTCTGGAATAAA GGTGCGGAAAGTCAATCCATTGCTGTCAGTTCTCAAACCGAAGCTCGTTCTG TTCCCTGAAGAACTGAAGTCGCGGTGTCCATCAAAGGAGGATGCCCCATGGTCATATCTGTACTACTCCAAGGGCAAAACCATGGAGATCCCAAACATACGGGAAGACTTCGAGGTGGGGCTTCCAACCGATTTTGCCTTTGGGTTGCAGCCTAGGCAGTTGGACAAGGCCATCGCCGTCGCGAGGCTGAGAGCAAAGCTCCATCTCAGCAACGGGCAGTACGTGCTGGTAGCAGCTCCGAAGGATCAGTCCGATCAGTCGATGCGGCAGCTGCTACACTGGGGAGCTGTGGATGCAGCCCGTCTGTTGTCGGCGTTGCAGGAGAAGGGGATCGCCTGTGCTTTCCCTGCAGACGACGATGATAGCTCGGCGGGCTGCGTGCGCTCGATTTTGATCACCAGTCCGGCAGAAGCTCTGGTGAAGATAACATCTGAAAAGACCATGATCTACTGCGACGATGAGAATACAACCAAGCAGATCTATGATGCTCTCAGCAGCGTTTGTAATGGGATCTAG
- the LOC119272584 gene encoding cysteine-rich receptor-like protein kinase 10: MPGARAAAVLALVLLPTLAAAAIDFRREAPPPGHTCGAQGTYAPGSAYETNLRRLGAILLSQANASSCKCSPGNNAGERPDRVIASAYCYWPPDGSSPDCGACITQAFREAERLCPYHRQAMVVVDGGACSVCFHDEQRMEEGMGVGLTGQFALEPNASYLEFLCLKLRSLLEKQLLESHNKSEHSTQTQVWKSPQQAAM, translated from the exons ATGCCTGGCGCTCGTGCCGCGGCCGTCCTGGCGCTCGTGCTCCTGCCGACgctggccgccgccgccatcgattTCCGTCGTGAGGCCCCGCCGCCCGGTCACACGTGCGGCGCGCAGGGCACGTACGCTCCCGGCAGCGCCTACGAGACCAACCTGCGGCGTCTCGGCGCCATCCTTCTCTCCCAGGCAAACGCGTCCTCCTGCAAGTGCTCTCCCGGCAACAACGCCGGCGAGCGTCCCGACAGGGTCATTGCGTCGGCCTACTGCTACTGGCCCCCCGACGGGAGCTCGCCGGACTGCGGGGCCTGCATCACGCAGGCTTTCCGGGAGGCGGAACGGCTGTGCCCGTACCACCGGCAGGCCATGGTCGTGGTCGACGGCGGCGCGTGCAGCGTCTGCTTTCACGACGAACAGCGCATGGAGGAGGGCATGGGCGTCGGCCTCACCGGGC AATTTGCACTGGAGCCAAATGCATCATATCTTGAGTTTCTATGTCTGAAGCTGAGGTCTCTGTTAGAGAAGCAACTCTTGGAATCACATAACAAGAGTGAACATTCGACCCAAACTCAAGTTTGGAAGTCACCACAACAAGCCGCTATGTGA
- the LOC119270005 gene encoding integrator complex subunit 9-like isoform X1, with protein MKLTCVTTPGRGGGYHSPASHLLELEGVRLLLDCPVDLSALAAFAPVPLGADSDDAGKLIRAVPYYWSLAAPAAAKAGGVDAVLVSSATGMLGLPFLTRLPSFANTKVYVTELAARIGKLMMGELVEMHSEFVRYYGPDTDVPPKWMQGEKLHKLLSSLQNIVIEDEGMDLAPLMPLYSAPNIEECMRKTQTVKYGEEVCFNGMLMLKASSSGLELGNCVWSIKGPRASITYLPSTMFVSAHALDCDYNSLKENDVILFSDFSSLNDMDENNENLGENAMLCDDSVLRDGGVDEDEDVQCLSKNDDIAEEIERISFICSCISDAIKSGGSVLIPIGRLGVILLILEHISETLLSSNMKVPIFMISGAAEKIISFTNAVPEWLCKPRQEKLFSREEEALFGHVELLKEGRLFLFPHLYSKGLLAAWKEPCIVFCPDWSLRHSTAVHLLRRWHADKRNLLILEEGVDSELTLKPFMPVAIQVLECSFLSGIKVRKVNPLLSVLKPKLVLFPEELKSRCPSKEDAPWSYLYYSKGKTMEIPNIREDFEVGLPTDFAFGLQPRQLDKAIAVARLRAKLHLSNGQYVLVAAPKDQSDQSMRQLLHWGAVDAARLLSALQEKGIACAFPADDDDSSAGCVRSILITSPAEALVKITSEKTMIYCDDENTTKQIYDALSSVCNGI; from the exons ATGAAACTGACCTGCGTGACCACCCCCGGCAGAGGCGGCGGCTACCACTCGCCGGCGAGCCACTTACTGGAGCTGGAGGGGGTCCGCCTCCTCCTAGACTGCCCCGTCGACCTCTCGGCCCTCGCAGCATTCGCCCCGGTGCCACTCGGCGCGGACTCCGATGACGCGGGGAAGCTCATCCGCGCGGTGCCGTACTACTGGTCGCTGGCGGCGCCGGCAGCTGCCAAAGCAGGTGGCGTGGATGCTGTGCTTGTGTCGTCTGCCACGGGGATGCTTGGGCTCCCCTTCCTCACCCGGCTCCCAAGCTTCGCAAATACCAAG GTTTATGTTACAGAGTTAGCTGCAAGGATTGGAAAGCTAATGATGGGGGAGCTCGTGGAGATGCACTCTGAGTTTGTAAGGTACTACGGGCCAGATACGGATGTGCCACCCAAGTGGATGCAAGGGGAGAAACTCCATAAACTCCTGTCGTCGTTGCAGAATATAGTGATTGAAGATGAGGGAATGGATTTAGCTCCTTTGATGCCCCTTTACAG TGCCCCAAACATAGAAGAATGCATGCGAAAAACCCAGACTGTGAAATACGGAGAGGAGGTTTGCTTCAATGGCATGTTGATGCTGAAAGCCTCTAGCTCTGGCCTGGAGCTTGGCAATTGTGTCTGGTCAATAAAGGGTCCAAGAGCAAGTATTACCTACTTGCCAAGCACCATGTTTGTGTCAGCCCATGCCTTAGATTGCGACTATAACTCTCTGAAGGAAAATGATGTCATTTTGTTTTCAGATTTCTCATCCTTGAATGACATGGATGAGAATAATGAGAATCTGGGTGAGAATGCAATGCTTTGTGATGACTCTGTGTTGAG GGATGGTGGTGTTGATGAGGATGAAGACGTCCAGTGCCTGTCTAAGAATGATGATATTGCAGAGGAGATTGAGAGAATCAGTTTCATATGCTCATGTATATCAGATGCAATTAAATCTGGAGGTTCTGTTTTAATACCAATAGGACGACTTGGGGTTATTCTTTTAATTTTGGAACATATATCAGAAACGTTACTTTCTTCCAACATGAAG GTACCCATATTTATGATTTCTGGCGCAGCAGAAAAAATAATATCCTTTACCAATGCTGTGCCAGAATGGCTATGTAAGCCACGCCAAGAAAAG CTATTCTCGAGGGAGGAGGAGGCATTATTCGGCCATGTGGAGCTTCTGAAGGAAGGCAGACTATTTCTGTTTCCTCATCTATATTCAAAGGGCCTGCT GGCAGCGTGGAAGGAGCCCTGCATTGTATTTTGTCCAGACTGGAGCCTTAGGCACAGCACAGCAGTCCATTTGCTTCGTCGGTGGCATGCAGATAAACGAAATCTTCTTATTTTGGAG GAAGGAGTTGATTCTGAGTTGACTCTTAAGCCTTTCATGCCTGTGGCAATCCAAGTTCTTGAATGTTCTTTCCTTTCTGGAATAAA GGTGCGGAAAGTCAATCCATTGCTGTCAGTTCTCAAACCGAAGCTCGTTCTG TTCCCTGAAGAACTGAAGTCGCGGTGTCCATCAAAGGAGGATGCCCCATGGTCATATCTGTACTACTCCAAGGGCAAAACCATGGAGATCCCAAACATACGGGAAGACTTCGAGGTGGGGCTTCCAACCGATTTTGCCTTTGGGTTGCAGCCTAGGCAGTTGGACAAGGCCATCGCCGTCGCGAGGCTGAGAGCAAAGCTCCATCTCAGCAACGGGCAGTACGTGCTGGTAGCAGCTCCGAAGGATCAGTCCGATCAGTCGATGCGGCAGCTGCTACACTGGGGAGCTGTGGATGCAGCCCGTCTGTTGTCGGCGTTGCAGGAGAAGGGGATCGCCTGTGCTTTCCCTGCAGACGACGATGATAGCTCGGCGGGCTGCGTGCGCTCGATTTTGATCACCAGTCCGGCAGAAGCTCTGGTGAAGATAACATCTGAAAAGACCATGATCTACTGCGACGATGAGAATACAACCAAGCAGATCTATGATGCTCTCAGCAGCGTTTGTAATGGGATCTAG